One Psychrosphaera aestuarii DNA window includes the following coding sequences:
- a CDS encoding mechanosensitive ion channel family protein — protein MIDAAWLDVQLFKVGEYSLKLGQLLSFFVVLIITSIVSKILQAGFNRIAKQKGNTSSHHLYIISRIIHYLVLFIGFIIALTMLGFKVTELAIMASALGIGIGLGLQGMVNNFVSGLMIMLERSLKVGDFIEVSSGLVGEVIEINMRATLVRTNDNIDILIPNADLVSGIVTNWTLADNVRRFRIPFGVAYGSDKEIVKKAALEAAKAVNYTLTMPGRQPIVWMTGFGDSSINFTLGVWVSHEQVKRPTALMSDYLWALDDALRANNIEIPFPQRDLHIRSSNVGFAKQQDSLASNDSKHE, from the coding sequence ATGATTGATGCCGCATGGCTCGACGTACAGTTATTTAAAGTTGGAGAGTACAGTTTAAAACTCGGTCAACTTTTATCGTTTTTTGTTGTACTTATTATTACATCTATCGTTAGCAAAATTTTGCAAGCTGGTTTTAATCGTATTGCAAAACAAAAAGGCAATACCAGTAGTCATCACCTGTACATCATCAGTCGAATTATCCACTACCTGGTTTTATTTATCGGCTTTATTATCGCGCTAACCATGTTGGGCTTTAAAGTCACTGAGTTGGCAATCATGGCCAGCGCACTAGGTATAGGTATCGGCCTAGGTTTACAGGGCATGGTGAATAACTTCGTATCTGGCCTCATGATAATGCTTGAGCGAAGTTTAAAGGTTGGTGACTTTATTGAAGTAAGTTCGGGCTTGGTAGGCGAAGTTATTGAAATCAATATGCGAGCCACCCTAGTCCGAACTAACGATAATATTGATATTTTAATTCCAAATGCGGATTTGGTCTCGGGCATTGTCACCAACTGGACACTTGCTGACAACGTGAGACGCTTTAGAATCCCTTTTGGTGTCGCTTATGGGTCTGATAAGGAAATAGTTAAAAAAGCCGCGCTTGAGGCTGCTAAGGCGGTAAATTACACACTTACAATGCCAGGCCGACAGCCAATAGTCTGGATGACTGGTTTTGGTGACAGCTCAATTAACTTTACCTTAGGTGTTTGGGTCTCGCATGAACAAGTTAAACGACCAACGGCATTGATGTCAGATTATTTATGGGCCCTTGATGACGCTTTGCGAGCAAATAACATTGAAATTCCTTTCCCACAACGCGATTTACATATTCGTAGTAGCAATGTCGGATTTGCGAAACAACAGGACAGTTTGGCGTCGAATGACTCAAAACACGAATAG
- a CDS encoding magnesium transporter CorA family protein yields MINCMLIDAKGKSQIAGSELIEQWKSDSDSMIWIDISDEDLKSEAKLLASLGCHSLAITDAQRDRHPPKIELFKDYLFLLYRGIYKAQPGLIFEHLQISFFIGDRIFISRHNKESKAINAMFNDSGTKYLKRSPVHLAIRIFHYSCGLYLSELLDFETELEIIEDKFQKKGSDSLMRQITTYRSRLVKLRRAFSYHVNIGKALASYIDDDDTQIITDKEIHMVNDLNERLDRLLSLSQLYYDICGDLVDGYLSVTSHQLNETMRVLTVITAVFVPLSFLAGLYGMNFDYIPELKVENGYFILIGVMALIAVALIGLFKKKNWL; encoded by the coding sequence ATGATTAATTGCATGCTAATTGATGCAAAGGGAAAAAGCCAAATTGCAGGTAGCGAACTCATCGAACAGTGGAAGTCTGACAGTGACTCTATGATTTGGATTGATATTTCAGATGAGGATTTAAAATCCGAAGCTAAATTACTAGCTAGTTTAGGTTGCCATTCATTGGCAATCACAGATGCCCAGCGTGATCGACACCCTCCGAAAATTGAGCTGTTTAAAGATTATTTGTTTCTTTTATACCGGGGAATTTATAAAGCACAACCGGGGCTAATATTTGAACATCTTCAAATTAGCTTTTTCATTGGCGATCGTATTTTTATATCACGTCATAACAAAGAGTCGAAAGCAATCAATGCTATGTTCAACGACAGCGGTACTAAGTATTTAAAGCGCAGTCCTGTGCATTTGGCGATTCGTATATTCCACTACAGCTGTGGCTTATACCTAAGTGAGTTATTGGACTTCGAAACTGAGTTGGAAATTATCGAAGACAAATTTCAGAAAAAGGGTTCCGACTCGTTAATGCGACAAATTACTACTTATCGCTCTCGTTTGGTCAAGCTTCGCAGAGCCTTTAGTTACCATGTAAATATAGGTAAAGCTTTGGCGTCTTATATTGACGATGACGATACACAAATAATTACCGACAAAGAAATCCATATGGTCAATGATTTGAACGAGCGATTAGATCGGTTGCTGAGTTTGTCGCAACTTTACTACGACATTTGTGGGGACTTAGTCGATGGTTATCTTTCTGTGACCTCACACCAATTAAATGAAACGATGAGGGTATTGACGGTAATCACCGCTGTTTTTGTTCCTCTGAGCTTTTTAGCTGGCTTATATGGAATGAATTTTGACTATATTCCAGAGCTAAAAGTAGAGAATGGATATTTTATTTTAATTGGGGTTATGGCGTTAATCGCGGTTGCTTTAATTGGTTTATTTAAAAAGAAAAACTGGCTTTAG
- a CDS encoding YebC/PmpR family DNA-binding transcriptional regulator yields MGRAYQNRKESMAKTANMKTKVYSKYGKEIYVIAKNGGGDPDTNIALKNIIERAKKDQVPAHVIKNAIDKAAGGAGEDYSPARYEGFGPGGCMVIVDCLTDNNNRTIMEVRNSFTKTNSKLGAQGSAAHMFDHVALFVFDGNDEDEVLEALMMADVDVTDVECEDGKITVTAPHTEYNNVKTALEEAFEGVDFDVQEISWEPQTTTPVTGDDVAMFEKFMDMLENCEDVQDVYHNAEIEG; encoded by the coding sequence ATGGGAAGAGCTTACCAAAACCGCAAAGAGTCAATGGCTAAAACAGCTAATATGAAAACAAAGGTTTACTCCAAGTATGGAAAAGAAATCTATGTGATTGCAAAAAATGGCGGTGGTGACCCGGATACAAATATAGCGCTAAAAAACATTATTGAACGTGCGAAAAAAGATCAGGTACCAGCGCATGTAATTAAAAATGCGATTGATAAAGCGGCTGGTGGTGCAGGGGAAGATTATTCTCCAGCTCGTTACGAAGGTTTTGGACCTGGTGGCTGTATGGTAATCGTGGATTGTTTAACTGATAACAACAACCGCACTATCATGGAAGTTCGTAACAGCTTTACTAAAACAAACTCAAAACTAGGTGCGCAAGGCTCAGCCGCTCATATGTTTGATCATGTTGCCCTGTTTGTTTTTGACGGTAACGACGAAGACGAAGTGTTAGAAGCGCTAATGATGGCGGATGTTGACGTGACAGACGTTGAATGTGAAGACGGAAAGATCACAGTTACAGCGCCTCATACAGAGTACAACAATGTAAAAACTGCGTTGGAAGAAGCTTTTGAAGGTGTTGACTTTGATGTTCAAGAAATCTCTTGGGAACCACAAACAACAACGCCAGTGACGGGTGACGACGTAGCCATGTTTGAGAAGTTTATGGACATGCTTGAAAATTGTGAAGACGTGCAAGATGTTTATCATAATGCAGAAATCGAAGGCTAA
- a CDS encoding RluA family pseudouridine synthase, which translates to MAAGKSTKSAAGNSLTMQPQPDTFIVPPCLEDIRVEYEDPDFIVINKPSKLLSLSGKHPLNKDSVHYRIVQQYPTATLIHRLDFGTSGLMLLALNKETNKQLCEQFAQRSVKKYYEAILDGQLADTQGEITFPLIKDVDGFPLQKVCYDTGKPATSHYQVLSYNANTNTSHVQFEPITGRTHQLRLHSLAIGHPIIGCDLYDLADSYSKAERLMLHATSLSFFHPKSNENMHFYSPSPF; encoded by the coding sequence GTGGCAGCGGGAAAAAGTACAAAAAGTGCTGCGGGTAATTCACTGACCATGCAGCCGCAACCCGACACGTTTATTGTTCCGCCGTGTTTAGAAGATATTCGGGTTGAATACGAAGACCCTGATTTTATTGTGATCAACAAACCATCCAAATTACTCAGCTTGTCAGGTAAACACCCACTAAACAAAGACTCGGTTCATTATCGTATTGTTCAGCAATACCCAACCGCCACGTTAATTCACCGTCTGGACTTTGGTACTTCCGGTTTAATGTTACTGGCGTTAAACAAAGAGACCAATAAACAGTTGTGTGAGCAGTTTGCACAACGGTCAGTTAAAAAATACTACGAAGCAATATTAGATGGGCAACTAGCAGACACTCAAGGTGAGATTACTTTTCCGTTAATTAAAGATGTAGATGGGTTTCCGTTACAAAAAGTCTGTTATGACACTGGCAAGCCGGCTACCAGCCACTATCAAGTGCTAAGTTATAACGCTAACACTAACACCTCGCATGTGCAATTTGAGCCGATAACAGGACGTACGCACCAGCTTCGGCTGCACAGTTTGGCCATTGGTCACCCTATTATTGGATGCGATCTCTATGATTTAGCAGATTCGTATTCTAAGGCTGAACGGCTCATGTTACACGCTACCTCTTTGTCATTTTTTCACCCTAAGTCTAATGAAAATATGCACTTTTACTCACCGAGTCCATTCTGA
- a CDS encoding PBPRA1643 family SWIM/SEC-C metal-binding motif protein: MSDKFFFKGRQDARQNHIKSYQPNVSKKAGSKKYPLELVVTSEARKVEIEQQLSEHQLFANIEVNTSENAQESIEQLTTLLNKATTVTVEKTPSRNDPCFCGSGKKYKKCCG, from the coding sequence ATGTCAGACAAGTTTTTCTTTAAAGGTCGCCAAGACGCAAGACAAAATCATATTAAAAGCTACCAACCGAATGTGTCAAAAAAGGCAGGCAGTAAAAAATACCCACTGGAACTCGTTGTCACCTCTGAAGCGAGAAAAGTAGAAATTGAACAACAACTTAGCGAGCACCAGTTATTTGCAAATATTGAAGTGAATACTTCTGAAAATGCACAAGAATCAATTGAGCAGCTCACTACATTACTCAATAAAGCAACCACAGTGACGGTAGAGAAAACCCCTTCGCGTAATGACCCTTGCTTTTGTGGCAGCGGGAAAAAGTACAAAAAGTGCTGCGGGTAA
- a CDS encoding class I SAM-dependent methyltransferase — MYLPTNARILTIGDGDLSFSRALLAHVAPENLIASTYDSESTLRSKYKSNALDDLLLAGVSVFHGIDITNAKSVQQLPSNHADIVIFNHPLVPTQKTYAQYQKERNKTANLMNRNLLYHFLKHSFKWLLSSNGERLCYITTKSVKPYSHWHIETSLTPIVESNSNTSGLVEFIGSEAFDVSLFKHYLIRNVDRDKCVKHEASDIYVYSDNNVHSIKSRLTTFKYNQKGYCPLCRKGPFANSEDWVLHQNTRIHKAQWQYHVDWLEHQTIL; from the coding sequence ATGTATTTACCGACAAACGCTCGAATACTCACCATTGGCGACGGCGATCTTAGCTTTTCTCGAGCGCTTTTGGCTCATGTCGCGCCTGAAAACCTCATTGCGTCAACCTACGACAGTGAGTCGACATTAAGAAGCAAGTACAAAAGTAATGCATTAGACGATTTATTGCTTGCTGGCGTCTCAGTTTTTCATGGCATTGATATAACCAACGCAAAGAGTGTCCAGCAGTTACCGTCCAATCACGCTGACATTGTGATTTTTAATCATCCTTTGGTGCCTACTCAAAAAACGTACGCACAATATCAAAAAGAGCGAAATAAAACCGCTAACCTCATGAACCGAAACCTGTTGTATCACTTTTTAAAACACAGTTTTAAATGGTTACTATCTAGTAATGGCGAACGCCTTTGTTATATCACCACCAAATCTGTAAAGCCCTATAGCCACTGGCATATAGAAACCAGCTTAACGCCAATTGTTGAAAGCAACAGTAATACTAGCGGTCTCGTTGAGTTTATCGGTAGTGAAGCTTTTGACGTGTCTTTATTTAAGCACTATTTAATTCGCAACGTGGATAGAGACAAGTGCGTAAAACATGAAGCCAGTGATATTTACGTTTATTCAGACAATAATGTCCACAGTATTAAATCGAGACTAACGACATTTAAATATAACCAAAAAGGATATTGCCCGCTTTGTCGGAAAGGACCTTTTGCTAACTCGGAAGATTGGGTGCTTCATCAAAATACACGTATTCACAAAGCTCAGTGGCAATATCATGTAGATTGGCTTGAACATCAAACAATCCTTTAA
- a CDS encoding substrate-binding domain-containing protein: MSNQQIWTLKSIAKKLGVSNATVSNAFNRPDQLSAKKREEILKACEELEYFGPNKAAQSLRNGRFNIVALVLPDAVEYMITDPVASEFMRGMSSVLESNEINVLLFSGSSPNIASVADFVDGFICYGQPRNVELISQLKKTRKKVVTVDFNIKRNAEVRVNNKQAAYDVAKLAVTSKNDNVLVLGLRLNNSSDIGPADITSDSDSTSSIAHERLLGYQEAINEVGAELIPNGVWNIPESTSKAALKAAKQILALEALPKVVLCMSDLIALALLRALKKQGITVGVDIKVAGFDGITATKHSSPTLTTVYQNSAEKGRLAARLFIDNAKHSVTVDYGLYQGKST, from the coding sequence ATGTCAAATCAACAAATTTGGACACTCAAATCAATAGCTAAAAAGCTAGGAGTCTCTAACGCAACGGTTTCTAATGCCTTTAATCGGCCAGATCAATTGTCAGCTAAAAAGCGTGAAGAAATATTAAAAGCCTGCGAAGAGCTGGAATATTTTGGACCTAACAAAGCCGCACAGTCACTTAGAAACGGGCGATTTAATATCGTTGCCTTGGTCTTACCCGATGCTGTTGAGTATATGATCACAGACCCTGTTGCCAGTGAATTTATGAGAGGCATGTCTAGCGTTCTTGAGTCAAACGAGATTAACGTATTATTGTTTTCTGGCTCTTCTCCGAACATCGCGAGTGTCGCTGACTTTGTTGACGGTTTCATATGTTACGGCCAACCAAGAAATGTTGAGCTCATTTCTCAATTAAAGAAAACCAGAAAAAAAGTGGTCACCGTTGACTTCAACATCAAACGAAATGCAGAAGTGCGAGTGAATAATAAACAAGCCGCTTACGATGTTGCCAAACTCGCCGTAACGTCTAAAAATGACAATGTATTAGTGCTTGGTTTACGGCTCAATAATAGTTCAGATATTGGCCCTGCTGATATAACGTCTGACTCAGACTCAACAAGCTCAATAGCTCACGAACGGCTTTTGGGCTATCAAGAAGCAATTAATGAAGTGGGTGCAGAGTTAATACCAAATGGGGTGTGGAATATACCAGAAAGTACTAGCAAAGCTGCGTTAAAAGCGGCAAAGCAAATTTTGGCGTTAGAGGCGTTGCCAAAAGTTGTGTTGTGCATGAGTGACTTAATTGCTCTAGCACTATTAAGAGCGTTAAAAAAACAGGGCATCACAGTAGGAGTAGACATTAAAGTAGCTGGTTTTGATGGCATCACAGCAACCAAACATAGCTCACCAACATTAACGACTGTGTATCAAAATAGTGCTGAAAAAGGTCGCTTGGCAGCTAGGTTATTTATAGATAATGCAAAACACTCAGTCACCGTTGACTATGGTCTCTATCAAGGTAAGTCTACTTAA
- the gtfA gene encoding sucrose phosphorylase, with translation MKNKIQLITYVDRLSGHGLPELKGLLNNQLSNLFGGVHLLPFYYPIDGADAGFDPIDHTKVDERLGNWADVKAIGEQYDIMADLIVNHTSAQSPEFQDVLKRGRESEYWDLFITRETVFPGGMTDEEAAIIYRPRPGSCFSTYTLSTGEEVEFWTTFTSNQIDINVESEAGKAYLNRILDRFEQANIKLIRLDAAGYAIKRRGTRCFMLEETFNFIAELSKAAEERGMTTLVEIHSHYQTQIEIAKRCSLVYDFALPPLVLHTLLQKDATALVDWLQLAPRNCITVLDTHDGIGIIDVGPDGAKSGLLKPKQIDDLVEKIHQNSHGDSLHATGNAASNVDLYQVNCTYYDALGGDNYLNLLARAIQFFAPGIPQVYYGGLLGQKNDMPLLNKTNVGRDINRPYLDTEHVEAAMNTPFTQGLCHLIKLRNEVDAFNGDFSVSSTEVDITLTWSSGDSEISLNINMTSLHATVIHNNKTIDIANWLS, from the coding sequence ATGAAAAACAAAATACAACTCATCACATATGTCGACCGTTTATCCGGTCACGGTTTACCTGAGCTCAAGGGCCTTTTAAACAACCAGCTGAGTAATCTTTTTGGTGGTGTTCACCTTCTTCCTTTTTATTATCCTATTGATGGCGCCGACGCTGGCTTTGACCCAATAGATCACACCAAAGTGGATGAACGACTTGGTAACTGGGCCGATGTAAAAGCAATTGGTGAGCAATATGACATTATGGCCGACCTTATAGTCAACCATACGTCTGCTCAATCGCCTGAGTTTCAGGATGTATTAAAAAGAGGTCGTGAGTCTGAGTATTGGGACTTGTTTATTACCCGTGAAACCGTTTTCCCAGGAGGTATGACAGATGAAGAAGCCGCCATTATTTATCGACCTAGACCGGGCAGTTGCTTTTCTACCTACACATTGTCAACTGGCGAAGAAGTTGAGTTTTGGACAACATTCACGTCAAATCAAATTGATATTAATGTTGAATCTGAAGCAGGCAAAGCATATTTGAATCGTATTTTAGATCGCTTTGAACAAGCCAACATTAAGCTCATTAGGCTCGATGCTGCAGGTTATGCCATAAAACGGCGTGGAACGCGGTGTTTTATGCTCGAAGAAACGTTTAACTTTATCGCTGAGCTGTCTAAGGCCGCGGAAGAACGGGGTATGACAACACTTGTTGAAATTCATTCACACTATCAAACACAAATAGAAATAGCTAAGCGATGTTCACTAGTTTATGACTTTGCACTACCACCTTTAGTGTTACATACGTTATTGCAAAAAGATGCGACTGCATTGGTTGACTGGCTACAGCTTGCCCCTCGAAACTGTATTACTGTGTTAGATACGCATGACGGAATAGGAATTATAGACGTTGGCCCTGATGGAGCTAAATCTGGCTTGCTAAAGCCAAAACAAATTGACGACTTAGTAGAAAAAATTCACCAAAATTCGCATGGTGATAGCCTACATGCAACAGGCAATGCCGCTAGTAACGTGGATTTGTATCAAGTAAATTGCACCTATTACGACGCGCTAGGCGGTGATAATTACTTAAACTTACTCGCTAGAGCAATACAGTTTTTTGCGCCGGGCATTCCACAAGTTTATTACGGTGGTTTATTGGGGCAGAAAAATGATATGCCTTTGCTTAACAAAACCAATGTAGGCCGAGATATTAACCGACCATACTTGGATACAGAGCATGTTGAAGCGGCGATGAATACGCCATTCACTCAGGGTTTATGCCACTTAATTAAGTTAAGAAACGAGGTTGATGCCTTTAATGGCGACTTTTCTGTTTCCTCGACCGAGGTTGATATTACATTAACGTGGAGTTCAGGGGATAGCGAAATCTCACTAAACATTAATATGACAAGCTTGCATGCAACCGTCATTCATAACAACAAAACAATTGATATTGCGAACTGGTTGTCGTAA